The segment TTGTAGAAAATTTATCAGTTAATCATGATCACTTAGAGTTGATCAACCAAACAAGAGAAGGTCAATATCCATTTGCTGTGATATTAAGCTGCATGGATTCACGCACATCAGTTGAATTGATATTTGACCAGGGCCTGGGTGATCTGTTCAGTATCAGGATTGCAGGAAACATTGTTAACAACGACATCATTGCTAGTATTGAATATGCTGTTAAGTATGTCGGTTCAAAAGTATTAATGGTGTTGGGGCATACAGAATGCGGCGCTATTAAAAGTGCGAAAGCCGGCGTAGAAGACGGACATATTACTGATCTGTTGAAACGTATACAACCTTCTATCAGCAAGGCTATGCTGAAAGATGAACACGATCACATGTTTACCGATAATGTTGCTTATGCAAACGTTGAAAATAGTCTTGAAGAAATACTCACACGCAGCAGTATTGTAAAAGATATGTTCGAGAAAGGCGAGATCGGCCTTGTAGGTGGGGTGTATAATATCGAAACGGGTAAAGTTGATTTCTTTAAAAATCTTACAAAGAGTAAAAAGAAGCAACAGCTAGCAGCTAAAGTATAAAACCTGATTGCTGAAAACAATTAAGATCCCAAATAAAGTATTTATAAAATGAAGATTACTACAAAATATTTAAAGACCGACCTGCTCTCAGGTATGGTTGTTTTTCTGGTGGCTTTGCCCCTTTGTTTGGGTATTGCTGTAGCCAGTGGTGCTCCTCCGTTTGCAGGAATCATCTGCGGTGTTATTGCAGGTATTGTTGTAGGCTCTTTAAGCAGCTCGAATGTAAGTGTATCGGGGCCTGCTGCCGGTCTTATTGCAATTGTGCTGGTGGCCATTAATGATTTGGGATATGAGGCGTTCCTGGTAGCTGTTATGGCTGCGGGATTGATACAGCTCATACTTGGATTTATAAAAGCAGGTACCATCTCCACTTATTTTCCTACTGCCGTTATTGAAGGGATGTTGGTGGCAATCGGTATCATCATTATTAAAAAAGAATTGCCACACGCTATTGGTTATGATAAGGCACATGAAGGTGATTGGTTTGCTTTGGAGAAAGGATCTGAGACAGGGTTTTTTACCGAGATCATTAACTCCATTAACTACGCACACTTAGGTGCAATCATTGTTACTGTTGTATCGTTAGGGATCTTGATCGCTTTCAACAAGCTTTCGTTTCTTAAAAAAATCAAAGCATTACCCGGCGCATTAGTAGTGGTGGTGGTTGGTATTGTTATCAATGAAATATTTAAAGCAACAGGATCTAACCTTGCTATTTCACAAGATCATTTGGTGACATTGCCTACTGCTTCATCAGTAAGTGAATTTTTCGGACAATTTATTACGCCTGATTTTTCAGCAGTCACTGATACGAAAGTGTGGATCGTTGGACTTACTATTGCTATTGTGGCAAGTATTGAAACACTGTTATGTCTGGAAGCAGGTGATAAAATGGATCCTTTAAAACGGTATTCAAGTGCAAATACAGAATTGAAAGCACAGGGTATTGGTAATATTCTTTCAGGATTAGTTGGAGGGTTACCAATGACTTCAGTAATCGTAAGAACAACAGCTAACATAAATTCAGGAGCTAAAACAAAACTTTCAGCTATAGCGCATGGTGTATTTCTATTGCTCACAGTAGTAGCCATACCTTTTTTGCTGAATAAAATACCAATGGCCTGTTTGGCAGCCATTTTAATTATGATCGGTATGCGTTTGGCAAGTGCAAAAGTTTTCAAACACATGTGGCATAACGGTAAGCATCAATTTATTCCGTTTATTGTAACTGTTGTGGCGGTTGTATTTACTGACTTGCTGAAAGGTGTTGGTGTTGGTCTGGCAGTAAGTGTTATTTTCATTCTTCGTGGAAATATGAAACTTGCTTACTTCTTTAAAAAGGAAAAGCATAAGGAAGGCGAAACAATTTATATTGACCTTGCACAGGAAGTTTCTTTCTTAAACAAAGCTGCTATAAAGCAAACATTGGCCCATTTACCAGAAAACAGTAATGTAGTTATTGATGCAGCCAATACAGTTTATATAGATTTTGATGTATTAGAACTTATCCGTGACTTTTTGGACTTTGGTTCAAAAGACAAAAACATTACGGTAACATTGCGAAACTTTAAAGAAGCTTACAGAATGGCCGATGCGGTGCATGTGCATTCTCAAAAAAATGGTACACCTGTAGGAATCGGAACAACAGAGCCCGAAAAAATACTGGAATCACAAAAAAATTAAGATGGATAAAAACCAACAAGCCATCTTGTCAAATCAAAAACAAAATGAAATACATATAAGCTTTCATGAAGAGCATGTACTGCATGAGTTGAAACATTTTCTTCCATCGCAACAAGCGCTGAAAGATTTCATTCATCATAATTCTTTACATGCTTTTCAACACCTGAAGTTTTATGAGGCCATTTTTAAAGCATCAAAAATTTTCGGCTTCCAGGTAAGTCTTCAACTCTCGGAGTTTCGACAGCTTTACAAAACAGGAAGAATAAGAGAAGATATTCTTGACATGATCCTTGCCACTAAAAAAGGCAAGGATCATTTATTTTTATGGAAACAGAAATTGATTGAAGTCAACTACGACACGATCAACCACCCAAGGATCGGACAACTGCGGAAATATTGGAAAGAGGCTTATGCTTTTGATCTTGACAATAATGTACATCCTTTATTATTTCGTATCCTCTGCAGTTTTTTAGACCAGGGTATTGCTATTACAGCATTCCCGTTTGCAAACAAAAGTTTTACAGAAAGTATAAAAGAACTGGAGCGAACCAGCCTCGTCAGTTTTTTTAAAACAAAAGCAGTACGGAAAAAATTTCTATCCGGTGATTATTCAATCACAGAACTTTTGAAAACAATTGTTGGCAAGGAGGAGTATTTTGAACAATACCTCTTCGATCAGCAATTTGCACATCATGGCTGGAGCGGTTTTATTTCGGCAGTAGAAGATAATCCGCATACCTTGCTCGACAATAAGAAGATCACGTTCAAAGAATTGGTTGAATTTGAATTGCTCATGGAGCTGGATGCACTCAATGATGTATTTGGTTCAAACTGGCAGCCTTTGACCAATCATGTAACAGCGCCGCCTCTTTATCTTTTTGCCGAGGTACCTAAAACAGAATTAGCTGAAGTAATTGAACTGTGGCAGGATGCATTTGAATGGAGTTATTATGATTCGGTATTGAAAGGAATATTAATCGCAGAAGATAAGAGAGAATTGCAGCAGAATGGAGATGCTGCCATCCCATCAACAAAAAACACGCCTTCATTTCAAGCCATTTTCTGTATTGATGAACGGGAGGATTCTATTCGCCGCCATATTGAAGCAGTTGACAAAAAAGCAGAAACATTTGGTGCACCAGGTTTTTTTGGTGTTGAATTTTATTTTCAGCAACAGGGCAGTAAGTTTTATGATAAACTTTGTCCAGCACCTGTTACACCAAAATATCTAATTAAAGAATCAGATGCAAAGGCCGTAAGACAAGAAGAACTGATCTACACCAAACATACACATGGCATTGTATCCGGCTTTTTCCTGAGCATTGGTTTTGGTTTTTGGGCTTTCGTGAAAAAGATCGAAATGTTGTTTCGTCCGAAAATGAGTCCTGCCATTTCAAATGCATATGGGCATATGGACAAACAATCAACACTCAGCATCGAGAATAAAAATCCAAACGATACAGAGAATGGATTACAGATCGGTTACACGGTTGATGAAATGGCTGCAAGAGCAGAAGGCTTTTTACGGGGTATTGGAATGATAAAACGTTTTGCGCCCATCGTTTACATTATTGCGCATGGCAGCAGCAGTGCAAACAATCCACATCACGGTGCACATGATTGTGGTGCATGCAGTGGAAGACCCGGTGCAACCAATGCAAGAGTACAGGCCTTTATTTTAAATCATAAAACAGTAAGAGAAATATTAGCAGCAAAGGGAATTATTATTCCTGCTGAAACACAGTTTTTGGGTTGTATGCATGATACGGCTGCGGATGTAATGGCTTACTATGATGAAAATGTATTAAGTGAGGAAAATGCGAAAGCGCATTTCATCAACATTCAGAATTTTGAAACGGCTTTAAATCTGAATGCAAAAGAAAGAAGCAGAAGATTTGCATCCATTAATACCAAACAGGAATTAGAGCAGGTACGTAAAGCAATACACAGCCGTTCAGTTTCTTTGTTCGAACCAAGACCGGAGTTAGGTCACGGTACCAATACATTGGCCATCATTGGTCGCAGACAAATGACCAAAGGATTATTTCTTGACCGTCGTGCTTTTCTCAATAGTTATGATCATACCACTGATGCAGACGGTACCATCCTCTCTGCAGTCATGCGACCCATTGGATTGGTTTGTGGCGGTATCAATCTTGAATATTATTTTTCAAGAGTTGATAATATCAAAATGGGTGCCGGCACCAAGCTTCCGCATAATGTGATGGGTTTGTTTGGAGTTGCCAACAGCAGCGATGGTGATTTGAGACCCGGGCTTCCATGGCAAATGATCGAAGTGCATGATCCTGTACGTTTAATGGTGATTGTTGAACACAAACCGGAGATTGTTTTAAAAGCGATCCAATCTTCACCTGAAGTATTTGAATGGTATAAAAATGAATGGGTGCATATTGTCGCACTTGATCCCGAAGAAAAACAGTTTTACTATTTTAAGAATGGTGCGTTTAGTAAGTATGAACCTGTTACAGCTTCCGGTGAAATAAAAACCATCCATAACATGGTACAGTTTATTGAAGGCGCAAAGGAAATGGAGACGAATCACATTGTACATGCAACGGAAGAAAACCTGCCGGTGTATTTGCTGGACTAATAATCTGCTGATTACGCCAATTGTTAACGAACTAAATAATAACTGATCACAATCGTGTAATCGGCAAGAAACATAAATGAATCAACTACTCGTCTTATTTATTGCCATACCATTCCTGGCATTTCTCATAAGCCTGTTCTGGCAAAACAAGAGTGAGAAAGCCATTGGCAAACTTGTACGCTTTACTAAAGTGCTGTACATCCTTGTTTCAGTTTCGTTTGCCATATGGTGGATGATAAACGGGCTGAAGCCGGTTAGTTATCAGCTTGCCACACTTTACCAAACCGATCATTTTGTCTTTGCCTTTGAATTGTTTTATGATGAAGTAACTGCAGTGTTCAGCGTAATTGGTGCGTTGTTGTTTTTTCTTGTTGCAACGTTCAGCAAGTATTACATGCACCGTGACCAAGGCTACAAACGTTTTTTCAATACCATTTTATTATTTGCTGCAGGCTATAACTTTATTATTCTGTCTGGAAATTTTGAAACACTGTTCATCGGTTGGGAGATAAAAGGTGTTTGTTCTTTTTTACTCATTGCATTTTACCGGAACCGTTATCTGCCGGTGAAGAATGCATTCAAGGCTATTTCCTATTACCGCATCAGTGATGTATCGTTAATGCTTGCTATGTGGATGATGCATCATCTTACACAGCAAAACATTTTATTTTCTGAATTAAGTAATGCAAAAGTATTAGCTGTACAAACCGGTAATACAGCCATGGCTGCATTTATTGTTTGTATGTTGATATTGCCGGCTGCCATTAAATCAGCTCAGATTCCTTTCACTTCCTGGTTGCCCAGGGCAATGGAAGGGCCAACATCTTCGTCTGCCATTTTCTATGGTTCATTGAGTGTTCATATTGGTGTTTTCTTATTGTTACGTACGCATCCTTTCTGGGAAGATATGTTGTGGGCAAAAATTGCCATCATTGTCATTGGTGCAGCGACGGCGATTGTGGCTACATTAATTGCACGGGTGCAGCCAACAGTAAAAACGCAGATCGCTTATTCATCTGCAGCACAGATAGGGTTGATGTTTATTGAAGTGGCACTAGGGTTTCACTGGCTGGTATTGATCCATTTTGCGGGGAATGCTTTTTTACGAACATATCAGTTGTTGGTTTCTCCATCTGTACTCAACTACCTGGTGCATCACCAATATTTTCATTACACAGCACCACAACAAAAACCGGTGTCAAGACTGGCAGCAACGATCTATATGCTGGGCATTAAGGAATGGCATTTAGATCGTATGATGTTTGCTTATTTATGGAGCCCTTTTAAATGGCTTGGTAAACAGTTTGGTTTTTTACAAACGAAAATGATGCCTGGGATTGTTGCAGTTGTGGGGATAGCATTTTTTATTTTCGGCCAAACGGTTAAGATGGATATTCCTTATCAGAATTCTGCTTTACCATTGCTATTAATGAGCATTGCATTGGCTGTTATCCTGTTTGCTTTTTCTTACCGGGGTTCAGCCATAAAAGCATGGAGTTATTTATTTATTTCGCACCTGTTTCTAATTGCTGCTGTTTTATTCAATGCTGCGCATATCAACACCATTGAAATTGTGTTTTATGTCAGTGGAATAATACCTGCCTTCTTACTGGGCTATTATTGTTTGAATAAAATCAAAGCTATTGACAACGATATCTCTCTTAATCGTTTTCATGGCTATGTATACGAACAGGAAAATACAGGCTTGTTGTTTTTATTTTCAGCTATTGGTCTGCTGGGCTTTCCTGTAACAGCTGCATTTGTAGGACTTGATGTATTCTTTACCTATGTGCACAGTGATCAATATGTATTGATTGCATTGATGGCGCTAAGCCTGCTGTTTATTGAATTATCAGCTTTTCGTATTCTGCTCCGCATCTTTATGGGGCCGCATAAAAAACTTGATCACCCGGTGGCATTTCGTTCATCATAGATCCTAACTTCTTAAAAAACAAAAACCTCCCATCGGGAGGTTTTTTATTACTATGATTTTTATGATCAGATATTCAAGCCACCGCATGCACTGATGGTTTGCCCTGTAACATAACTGCTGAGATCACTTGCTAAAAACAAGGTCACATTTGCAATATCTTCTGCACTTGCAAAACGTCCCAGCGGAATGCCTGCTTTATATTTATCAGCTGCTTCGCCTTCTTTTAAATAAGAAGTCATATCGGTTTCAACAAAACCCGGAGCAATGGCATTGCAACGGATGTTACGGCTACCCAATTCTTTCGCTACACTTTTTGTAAAACCGATCACACCTGCTTTACTTGCTGCATAACTGCTCTGGCCTGCATTACCCATTTCACCAATAACACTGCTCATGTTAATGATAGAGCCGCTTCTTGCTTTCATCATTGGTTTAATGATCTGTTTGGTCATGTAAAACACAGAGTTGAGATTTACTTTGATCACATCTTCCCACTGCTCAACACTCATGCGCAAAAGCAGATTATCTTTTGAAATACCTGCGTTGTTTACACAAATGTCAACTGTTCCAAATTCTTTCAATACATCTGTAACAAAAGCTTCACAGGCAGCAAAATCACCTGCATTGCTTTGGTATGCTTTGGCTTTTACACCCAGCCCTGTAAGTTTTGCTTCAAGCGCTGTTGCTTTGTCTTTGCTGCTGTCGCTCACATAAGTGAATGCAACATTTGCACCATGTTCGGCAAACTTAATGGCAATCGCTTCACCAATACCACGTGCGGCACCGGTTACTATGGCAACTTTTCCTTCCAGTAATTTCATGTTAATGAATTTGATTGATAGTGGTCACAAATAAAAGAAATTTGTACAAGGAATAGACAATAAATGTATGCACAAAATAAAAAAACGGAACTATCAGAATGCTTACCCATAGTTTGTAATGGTAGAATTTTCGAACCCCGATTGCCACATAAATGCATAGGGGAACATAGATCAGGATACCCAAAATGTTATCACGAAAGGGCAGCATCTCATGAAACAGGGCATTTGAAATGATGTTAGTGACTGTGGTAATCAATGGCAAACATAGAAACCCCCATAATAAGAAAAACGAATTCACCTCAGCCGAAAACACCATATTGTCAAAATAAAAACGTCGCTTCATAAATCCAATAGCGTAGAAAAAAAGAGCAGTAACAGGAACCAGGATAACCAGCAGGAACTTTGATATCTTTTCACCCTTTGTATGAAATTTTTCTGAAAGCTCCTCCATTGTCATGCCGGTATTGGATAAGACCGTTTGAATTTTCTTTGCTGCATAGTTGCCATAATAATCCTGGTTGGGATAAAACTCCAGCTTCATGTTCAGTCCTTCAAAAACGGGAAATAATAAATACAGAAAGACCAGCAACAGAAAAAAAGACAAGGGCTTGAAATATTTTTTACGCACCCCATTACAGTAATCGGTCGTAATGAGACCCGGGCTCGTAAACATTGCCTTAAGCGTAGTAAACAATGTTCCTTCAAAATGCGTAATGAAATGAAGTGCCTCTGAAAAAAAATGAATGATCGATTTGTCTTCGAGTGAATAAACCTTCTCTCCACATACATTACAATACTTACCGGTAAACTGATTGCTGCAATGTTTGCAGGTGATTGTATTCTGATCCATGCTTAAATATAGTAAGAGGATTTATTCTTCTTCCATCAAAGATGGGCGTTCTGTTATTTCATGGTACTTGATCACATCTTTTGCGTAGTAATGTACCACCATGCTTTTGCGTGTGAGCAAAGGATTTGCAACAGGCGTTCCGCCATGAATCAGGTTTGCATGCCAAATGAGTACATCGCCTTTCTTCGGAAGAAATACTTCTTTCGGAAAATGATTCTGCGAAAGAATTTCTTCCGTAACATCTTCGTAATCGCTGTACTGTTTGTTGCCCAGTTTCAGCCTTGTGCTGTAATTTTCAAATTCATCATTCAGAAGGTAAGGGAGTTTATGACTGCCGGGATAATAAAACAATGGTCCGCTGTCAGGATGAATATCTTCCAATGCGATCCAGGCTGCGATTAAATAACCCAACGGATACGTAGTCATGTGAATACTATCGCTGTGCGCACGCTGACCGCTGCCTTTTACAAAATTGAGTGTTTGAAAAGGGAGCACTTCTTTGTCCAACACAAACGAAAGTAATTTCTTCAACCCTTCATCCTGCATCATCTGTTTAATAACAGGAGAATGTTTATATCCATGCATCACTTTATTGTCATGTGTAATGGGCAAGTGCTTTTGGTTGATGAGTTCATCAACAGCTTTATTCACTTCATCAACCTGTTCAATGCTGAAATACCGGTTAAGGTGGAGAAATCCTTTGCTGCTCCAACCGATCAATTGTTGCTGTACATCGGGTGTAAAATATTGAAAGCTATGTTTGGTTGATACAACATTTGCCGAATCGTTTACGTCTAACCATGCCCTGGATGTTTTATCAGGAAAATCTTTACTGCTGATGGAGTCAAACAAAGGTTTATGCACATCGTATTTCTTATACGCATCCTTGTTGTGCTGCAGTTGTTTTGCGTGAAGCAGGTTATAGAGCCAGTGAAGAGGTTTGTAATCTTTCAGTTTATCCTTCAGCTTCATGCTCATTGGTTGAATCGGATGATTTCTTCTACATATACACGGTCATTACTGAGCCTTGGTACTTTGTGCTGACCACCCATTTTCCCTTTGCTTTGTAACCAACGGTGAAAGGTTCCTTTTTTTACCGGTTGAATAAATGGCAAACGCAAAGCAATATTTTTATGACGCTTGGCTTCGTAATCGCTGTTCAGATTTTTTAATGCTGTGTCGAGTTCGTAAACAAAATCATTTAAGCCAACGGGATATTTCTCAAACTCGATCAACCATTCGTGTGCTCCATTGCTGCCGTGGCTGAAATAAATCGGTGCAGCGGTATATTCATTTACAATGGCACCTGTCTGTTCGCAGGCAATGGCAATGGCTTTATCCGTATTATCAACCATCAACTCTTCACCAAATGCATTGATGAAGTGTTTGATGCGTCCGCTTACTTTAATACGGAAAGGTCGAAGAGAAGTAAACTGAACTGTATCACCCACAATATATCGCCATAAACCGCCATTGGTACTGATCACCAATGCATAATTTTTATTTAACTCTACTTTGCTTAAACCGATCGTGTTTGGGAATGGTTTACCATATTCTTCTAATGGCATGAACTCATAAAAAATTCCATGATCTGCAAACAGCAACATACCCTCTTCACCAGGATGATCCTGTGCCGCAAAGAAACCTTCGCTGGCATTGTACATTTCCAGGTAATTAATTGATTTGCCAATGATCTTTTCAAACTGCTCACGGTATGGAACAAACGATACACCACCATGCATGAACAACTCTAGCTCCGGCCATACTTCAGCAATGGTTTGTTTACCGGTTAATTCTAAAATCCGGCGGAATAAAACCATATTCCATGTTGGGACTCCTGAAATAGAAGTAACGTTTTCTTTAATGGTTGTTTCGGCAAGTTTTTCGATCTTGCTTTCCCATTCATCCATCAACAACACACTCAGCTCAGGTGTGCGAATCCAGTTGGTCCAGAAAGGAGCATTCTGCATCAGCACCGCACTCAAATCGCCAAACTGTATTTCTTCATTAAATGGCGAAATGTTGTGGCTGCCGCCAATTACCAATCCTTTACCTGTTAACAGATCTGAACCGGGGAAATTGTTATAGTAAAGTGTAAGCACATCTTTGCTGGCCTTGAAATGCCCATCTTTCATGCTCTCATCACTAACGGGAATGAATTTGCTTTTATCACTGGTGGTACCACTACTTTTGGCAAACCAGGTAACAGGTGTTGGCCACAGCACATTTTCTTCGCCCTGCATCATTCGTTCAATGTAGGGTTTGATATCATCGTATTCATGAACCGGAACAGTATTCTTGAAATCACGCAGGTTAAACAGCTTCGCAAATTTATACTGGTGACCAAACTGTGTGTATTGTGCCGTGGTAACAAGATCCTGCAATACTTCACGCTGAGCTGCCACCGGATTATTCATCCAGCTTTCGATCCTCCACATACGAAGGCGTGCAAGTCTTGATATTGCAGGGCTAAGCAGTCTCATGTTTCGGCAAGATAAAAAAAGTTAATCGACTTCTGCTAACTGAAATGGTTATTCAGGTTGTGAACTATTGGCCGCTTCTTCGTGCAGATAATCTTTCCGCTTCAGTTCAAAATTGCGGCCCAGGTATAAACGACGTACCTGCTCATCTTCGGCCAGCTCTTCAGCCGTACCATGTTTAAAGATCTTTCCTTCTATCAACAGGTAAGCACGGTCGCAGATCGATAAGGTTTCAGTTACGTTATGATCAGTAATAAGGATACCGATATTGCGGTATTTCAGTTTGGCAACAATGGCCTGGATGTCTTCCACAGCGATAGGGTCAACACCGGCAAAAGGCTCATCCAGCAAAATAAACTTCGGATCAACAGCCAGGGCACGGGCAATTTCAGTTCGGCGTCGCTCACCACCACTCAACGAATCACCTTTGTTCTTACGTACGTGATGCAAACGAAACTCGCTCAGCAGATCTTCCAGTTTTTCACGCTGTTCATCTTTACTCAGCTTCGTCATTTCCAACACAGCCGCAATATTCTCTTCCACCGATAGCTTGCGGAACACGCTGGCTTCCTGCGGCAAATAACCAATGCCTAATTGCGCCCGTTTGTACATGGCCATATTGGTAATGTTCTCATCGTTGAGAAACACTTCACCTTCATCGGGCTTCACAAAGCCTACCACCATGTAAAAGGTAGTTGTTTTACCGGCGCCATTTGGCCCAAGCAAACCAACGATTTCACCCTGTTTCACTTCAATGCTCACTTTATTGGCAACCGTGCGGGTGCGATAACGCTTTACAAGTTCAGATGTATGGATAGTTAAACTCAAAGCAAAAAATTGTAGTGGCGAAAATACCGCATTCCCGTTAATAGCAACCCTTTCATTCCCTTTTAAAATGTGAAAGTAACGGTGAAACATTGTTTGATTAAGAGCCACTCCTGTTATATGTTTGCAGGAAGTTTTTTTTTGATACCGGCTTTGGTTCCTTGTGGCATCGTCCCTTGCGTCGCAATCCCTGCCCGTCCGGTCAGGCGGGCTTTCATCGCCAATGCAGCATTGAGCAGGAAACAGCAGCAGCCAAAATAAACCAATCGACAAATGAAAGTAACCGAACATATAGCACAGGCAAAAGATACGCTTGTTTCTTTTGAGATACTTCCACCATTGAAAGGGAAGACCATTAATTCTATTTTCGATCATCTTGATCCGTTGATGGAGTTTAAACCATCCTGGATCAATGTTACGTATCACCGTGCCGAGCAGGTGTTTAAAAAGAAACCCGATGGTACGTTTGAAAAAGTGGAAGTCCGGAAGCGTCCCGGTACAGTTGGTATTTGTGCGGCTTTGCAGAATCATTACAATCTTGATGCGGTTCCGCATCTTATCTGTGGCGGTTTTTCCAAACGTGAAACAGAAGATGCGTTGATCGATCTCAATTTTATCGGTGTACAGAATGTGTTGGTGCTTCGTGGCGATGCAGCTAAGAACGAAACATTTTTTGAACCGCACCCCGATGGTCATCGTTTGGCAATTGATCTCCTGAAACAAACGATCAACCTCAATCATGGTATTTATCTCGAAGAAGATATCCGTGATGGTTTCCGCACCGATTTTTGCGCAGGTGTGGCAGGTTATCCTGAGAAACATTTTGAAACACCCAACCAGGAAATTGAAATGCAACGCCTGAAAGATAAAGTGGATGCAGGTGCTGAATATATTATGACGCAGATGTTTTTCGACAACAGCAAATTCTTTGCGTTTGTTAAGCAATGCCGTGAAATGGGAATTGAAGTTCCCATCATCCCGGGCTTGAAACCATTAACAAGCAAGAAACAACTATCGGTTATTCCACGTACGTTTCATGTTGATATTCCAACAGAGTTGAGTAATGAAATGATGCGGGCTAAAACAGATGATGATTGTAAGAAAGTAGGAACAGATTGGCTCATTCAGCAGTCAAAAGAATTGAAAGAGTTTGGTGTGCCGGTATTACACTATTACACACTCGGCAGCCCGAAAGTGATTTATAATGTGGTGAAGAATGTGTTGTAACTAAAGATAACCTCTTCAAACATCTCTGAAAGCCTTGCATTGCAGGTCTTTTTATTTACTGTTAAAGGTTATAGTTAACGTGGCTGTAATAGCTGTAGCAGCAGGCACAAACCTGCAAATACCTCCTACACAAAATAGGCCTGCCCGTTGTCTTCCGTATGCTACTGAAAACCTGCTGCCGTTTTTGGTAAAGCTTCCGCCAATATTCGGATAATGTGTATTCGTAACATCGTAATTATAAAGATCACTCACATAAAAACTAAAAGATGGCGCAAAGTTGAACTCTGTTACTGCTGCTGCCCAGTTGCCATTGTCATCCTGCGTAAACAAGTGTTGCAGTTCGAACCTGAATGATTTTTTTGCTGCATACTTATAAGTTGTATTCAATACAACAATATTAGCAGTGATGTTATCATAAATACCTCCTTCAACTACTGATTTGTTGTAAAACAAATTATGATAAGCAAGAACACTGCTCAGCTTGTTATCCCATTTCTTTTTCCATTCAATACTCAGGTCACGGAAATATGCATTATCGCCTATACTGAAAATGTTATTTTTTGTTTGCAAAGATCGGTAGTGTGAAAAGTTAATGCCAATGCGTGAAGGTTTCTTTACGTTCTTGCCAATAGTGTAATAGATATCTGCCTGCCCTCCAATTTCTCCTTGCGCCTGTGCATTATAAACATAAATGTTTGTGGTTAAATAATCATGCGGACGTGTAAGTGCAGGAATAAAATTTACCGGTACAGAGGTGGCAATTGCATCACGCTCACCACGAAAATCCATATTGCTTATGCTGCGCAAAGTAAGATTCAAACCAAACTTACCGGCGGCAACAGAACCGTTTACCAATAATGCTCTT is part of the Lacibacter sediminis genome and harbors:
- a CDS encoding proton-conducting transporter transmembrane domain-containing protein, with protein sequence MNQLLVLFIAIPFLAFLISLFWQNKSEKAIGKLVRFTKVLYILVSVSFAIWWMINGLKPVSYQLATLYQTDHFVFAFELFYDEVTAVFSVIGALLFFLVATFSKYYMHRDQGYKRFFNTILLFAAGYNFIILSGNFETLFIGWEIKGVCSFLLIAFYRNRYLPVKNAFKAISYYRISDVSLMLAMWMMHHLTQQNILFSELSNAKVLAVQTGNTAMAAFIVCMLILPAAIKSAQIPFTSWLPRAMEGPTSSSAIFYGSLSVHIGVFLLLRTHPFWEDMLWAKIAIIVIGAATAIVATLIARVQPTVKTQIAYSSAAQIGLMFIEVALGFHWLVLIHFAGNAFLRTYQLLVSPSVLNYLVHHQYFHYTAPQQKPVSRLAATIYMLGIKEWHLDRMMFAYLWSPFKWLGKQFGFLQTKMMPGIVAVVGIAFFIFGQTVKMDIPYQNSALPLLLMSIALAVILFAFSYRGSAIKAWSYLFISHLFLIAAVLFNAAHINTIEIVFYVSGIIPAFLLGYYCLNKIKAIDNDISLNRFHGYVYEQENTGLLFLFSAIGLLGFPVTAAFVGLDVFFTYVHSDQYVLIALMALSLLFIELSAFRILLRIFMGPHKKLDHPVAFRSS
- the fabG gene encoding 3-oxoacyl-[acyl-carrier-protein] reductase, translating into MKLLEGKVAIVTGAARGIGEAIAIKFAEHGANVAFTYVSDSSKDKATALEAKLTGLGVKAKAYQSNAGDFAACEAFVTDVLKEFGTVDICVNNAGISKDNLLLRMSVEQWEDVIKVNLNSVFYMTKQIIKPMMKARSGSIINMSSVIGEMGNAGQSSYAASKAGVIGFTKSVAKELGSRNIRCNAIAPGFVETDMTSYLKEGEAADKYKAGIPLGRFASAEDIANVTLFLASDLSSYVTGQTISACGGLNI
- a CDS encoding DUF3667 domain-containing protein, giving the protein MDQNTITCKHCSNQFTGKYCNVCGEKVYSLEDKSIIHFFSEALHFITHFEGTLFTTLKAMFTSPGLITTDYCNGVRKKYFKPLSFFLLLVFLYLLFPVFEGLNMKLEFYPNQDYYGNYAAKKIQTVLSNTGMTMEELSEKFHTKGEKISKFLLVILVPVTALFFYAIGFMKRRFYFDNMVFSAEVNSFFLLWGFLCLPLITTVTNIISNALFHEMLPFRDNILGILIYVPLCIYVAIGVRKFYHYKLWVSILIVPFFYFVHTFIVYSLYKFLLFVTTINQIH
- a CDS encoding phytanoyl-CoA dioxygenase family protein → MKLKDKLKDYKPLHWLYNLLHAKQLQHNKDAYKKYDVHKPLFDSISSKDFPDKTSRAWLDVNDSANVVSTKHSFQYFTPDVQQQLIGWSSKGFLHLNRYFSIEQVDEVNKAVDELINQKHLPITHDNKVMHGYKHSPVIKQMMQDEGLKKLLSFVLDKEVLPFQTLNFVKGSGQRAHSDSIHMTTYPLGYLIAAWIALEDIHPDSGPLFYYPGSHKLPYLLNDEFENYSTRLKLGNKQYSDYEDVTEEILSQNHFPKEVFLPKKGDVLIWHANLIHGGTPVANPLLTRKSMVVHYYAKDVIKYHEITERPSLMEEE
- a CDS encoding GH3 auxin-responsive promoter family protein, giving the protein MRLLSPAISRLARLRMWRIESWMNNPVAAQREVLQDLVTTAQYTQFGHQYKFAKLFNLRDFKNTVPVHEYDDIKPYIERMMQGEENVLWPTPVTWFAKSSGTTSDKSKFIPVSDESMKDGHFKASKDVLTLYYNNFPGSDLLTGKGLVIGGSHNISPFNEEIQFGDLSAVLMQNAPFWTNWIRTPELSVLLMDEWESKIEKLAETTIKENVTSISGVPTWNMVLFRRILELTGKQTIAEVWPELELFMHGGVSFVPYREQFEKIIGKSINYLEMYNASEGFFAAQDHPGEEGMLLFADHGIFYEFMPLEEYGKPFPNTIGLSKVELNKNYALVISTNGGLWRYIVGDTVQFTSLRPFRIKVSGRIKHFINAFGEELMVDNTDKAIAIACEQTGAIVNEYTAAPIYFSHGSNGAHEWLIEFEKYPVGLNDFVYELDTALKNLNSDYEAKRHKNIALRLPFIQPVKKGTFHRWLQSKGKMGGQHKVPRLSNDRVYVEEIIRFNQ